A window from Acidimicrobiia bacterium encodes these proteins:
- a CDS encoding indole-3-glycerol phosphate synthase TrpC: protein MTAADTDITPQAVLRRLVDGSRERAESLRPHLDRLVGHCATMAPVRSLGAALRQPGMSIIAEIKRRSPSVGPIAPDVDAIALAHAYQAGGAAAVSVLTEPIGFGAWPADLPAVARHADLPTLRKDFVVEAVQVWETRAMGADAVLLIVAILGDGALARLLAEARAAGLEALVEAHTGAEVAAAVDAGADIVGVNNRDLGTFAVDLATAERLRAAIPDGVVTVAESGVSSPAAAARMTDAGYDAILVGEAASRAADPTGFIASLRTAR from the coding sequence ATGACGGCTGCCGACACCGATATCACCCCGCAGGCAGTGCTCCGGCGACTCGTCGACGGCTCGCGGGAACGAGCCGAGTCGTTGCGGCCTCATCTGGATCGGCTCGTCGGCCACTGCGCCACGATGGCGCCGGTGCGGAGCCTCGGAGCCGCTCTGCGACAGCCCGGCATGAGCATCATCGCCGAGATCAAGCGGCGCTCGCCGTCCGTCGGACCGATCGCCCCCGACGTCGATGCCATCGCCCTCGCCCATGCCTACCAGGCCGGTGGGGCGGCAGCGGTGTCGGTGCTCACCGAGCCGATCGGCTTCGGTGCCTGGCCGGCTGATCTACCCGCGGTGGCGCGTCACGCCGACCTACCCACGCTGCGCAAGGACTTCGTGGTCGAGGCCGTCCAGGTCTGGGAGACACGGGCAATGGGGGCGGACGCCGTGCTGCTGATCGTCGCCATCCTCGGCGATGGTGCCCTGGCGCGCCTGCTCGCCGAGGCCCGCGCCGCCGGGTTGGAGGCCCTCGTCGAAGCGCACACCGGGGCCGAGGTCGCCGCCGCGGTCGACGCCGGGGCCGACATCGTGGGTGTCAACAACCGCGATCTCGGCACCTTTGCCGTCGATCTGGCCACTGCCGAGCGGCTGCGGGCTGCGATACCAGACGGCGTGGTCACGGTGGCCGAGAGCGGGGTGTCGTCGCCGGCGGCCGCCGCCCGCATGACCGACGCCGGATATGACGCCATCCTGGTCGGGGAGGCGGCGTCGCGGGCTGCCGATCCCACCGGCTTCATCGCCTCACTACGGACCGCTCGATGA
- a CDS encoding phosphoribosylanthranilate isomerase, whose protein sequence is MTWVKLCGLTNRPDVDVSVEAGADAVGVVVEADSPRSVDLRVAAELIAGLEVSTVMVTVDEPADRLVAIASEAGFTGIQPHGRHASEAAKAGIAAGLLVLFPVAVGAEPPDLSAVPDGAVPLLDTAEPKRHGGTGRSFDWALATDPGRRIVLAGGLTPTTVAGAVAAVHPWGVDVASGVERSPGVKDHDAVRSFVREAKR, encoded by the coding sequence ATGACCTGGGTTAAGCTCTGCGGGCTCACCAATCGCCCCGACGTCGACGTCTCGGTGGAGGCGGGGGCCGACGCCGTCGGCGTTGTCGTCGAGGCTGATTCGCCACGGTCGGTCGACCTGCGAGTGGCGGCGGAGCTGATCGCCGGACTCGAGGTGTCGACGGTGATGGTGACGGTCGACGAGCCCGCGGACCGACTGGTGGCGATCGCCAGCGAAGCGGGATTCACCGGCATCCAGCCACACGGCCGCCACGCCAGTGAGGCGGCGAAGGCCGGTATCGCGGCCGGCCTCCTCGTCTTGTTCCCGGTCGCGGTCGGCGCGGAGCCGCCGGATCTCTCTGCGGTGCCCGACGGAGCCGTGCCGCTGCTCGACACGGCCGAGCCGAAGCGCCATGGGGGCACGGGCCGGTCCTTCGACTGGGCGCTGGCCACTGACCCGGGTCGGCGCATCGTGCTGGCCGGGGGACTGACTCCGACGACGGTGGCCGGGGCGGTGGCCGCTGTCCACCCCTGGGGGGTCGACGTGGCTAGCGGGGTGGAGCGGTCGCCCGGCGTCAAGGATCACGATGCGGTCAGGTCGTTCGTGCGGGAGGCGAAGCGGTGA
- a CDS encoding MFS transporter encodes MGISLTLRPPQPVTRREWRILALFGIVGITQGWAGSAITHALPFVQTEFALSDARVFDLMAVVRAVALVAIVLSWWSDHRGRRRPLLIALLILTAGNLATGLTASFASFVALQSVARIGTIAIGALAIVVLAEEVAPAIRGYAIALYSLLGSMGTGLGLLLRPLADADPTAWRLLFLLSSAPILVLPFLTRSLRESRAFTPPPRRQRLTAVLGPTHAGRFWRMAALSFALSAFSSPVANLALIRLENGLAWSTGAASLMLVLSSTPGVILGLLIGGRLADTAGRRPTQAIAIGVGVVGGVAFYSVEGWLLGVAMFLATLGGSAFAPAFASHRSELFPTEIRSTAAAWLVNAAIAGGLIGFAAGRFAVDAWGLSVTIGALGVALALATTALVGLPETKGLTIHEHAEGNDPPTGAIPV; translated from the coding sequence GTGGGGATCTCGCTGACCCTCCGCCCCCCGCAACCGGTGACCAGACGGGAGTGGCGGATCCTCGCCCTGTTTGGCATCGTCGGGATCACCCAGGGATGGGCGGGTTCGGCCATCACCCACGCGTTGCCCTTCGTCCAGACCGAGTTCGCCCTGAGCGATGCCCGCGTCTTCGACCTGATGGCCGTCGTGCGAGCCGTGGCCCTGGTGGCCATCGTCCTGTCATGGTGGAGTGATCACCGCGGCCGTCGCCGACCGCTGCTCATCGCCCTGCTGATCCTCACGGCCGGCAACCTGGCGACCGGCCTCACCGCCTCCTTCGCCTCCTTCGTCGCCCTCCAGTCGGTGGCCCGCATCGGGACCATCGCCATCGGCGCCCTCGCCATCGTCGTACTCGCCGAGGAGGTGGCCCCGGCGATCCGCGGCTACGCCATCGCCCTCTACTCACTCCTCGGCTCCATGGGCACCGGGCTCGGACTCCTGCTGAGACCACTCGCCGATGCCGATCCGACCGCGTGGCGGCTCCTCTTCCTGCTCAGTTCGGCGCCGATCCTCGTACTCCCCTTCCTCACCCGCAGCCTCCGCGAATCCCGTGCCTTCACGCCGCCTCCCCGCCGTCAGCGCCTCACCGCCGTCCTCGGCCCGACGCACGCCGGCCGGTTCTGGAGGATGGCAGCGCTCTCGTTCGCCCTGTCGGCCTTCAGCAGCCCGGTGGCCAACCTGGCCCTCATCCGCCTGGAGAACGGTCTCGCCTGGTCGACCGGAGCCGCATCGCTCATGCTGGTTCTCAGCAGCACGCCCGGGGTGATCCTCGGCCTCCTCATCGGCGGTCGACTTGCCGACACCGCCGGACGACGCCCGACACAAGCGATTGCCATCGGCGTGGGGGTGGTCGGCGGCGTCGCCTTCTACTCCGTGGAGGGGTGGCTCCTGGGCGTCGCCATGTTTCTCGCCACTCTCGGAGGGTCCGCCTTCGCTCCCGCCTTCGCCTCACACCGGTCCGAGCTCTTCCCCACCGAGATCAGGTCCACGGCGGCGGCGTGGCTGGTCAACGCGGCCATCGCCGGCGGTCTGATCGGATTCGCCGCCGGGCGATTCGCCGTGGACGCCTGGGGCCTGTCGGTGACCATCGGCGCCCTCGGTGTTGCCCTTGCCCTTGCCACCACCGCTCTCGTCGGGCTCCCCGAGACCAAGGGGCTCACGATCCATGAACACGCAGAGGGGAACGATCCGCCCACCGGCGCCATCCCAGTGTGA
- a CDS encoding cytochrome c biogenesis protein CcdA, with the protein MEIAGVSILAAFVFGVLSFLSPCVLPLLPGYLAMMSGYSVTEVADGSVSTRRMLRVTLLFVLGFTVVFVALGATATAVGSSLLRNAIDIGRIAGWFVLAMGLFLVVTGIWAPGFMMGLMRERRADVWPSRLGVWAPPVMGAAFGFAWTPCIGPTLGAILTVAGTQSTVAAGMVLLFAYSLGLGVPFVLAGVGIGRLYGAFEWLRRRARVISVVSGALLMAFGVLMITGGLFRVSSWFQRWLPDMFWNV; encoded by the coding sequence ATGGAGATCGCCGGCGTCAGCATCCTCGCCGCTTTCGTGTTCGGGGTTCTGTCGTTTCTGTCCCCGTGTGTGCTGCCGTTGCTCCCGGGCTATCTGGCGATGATGTCGGGGTACTCGGTGACCGAGGTGGCCGATGGCTCGGTGTCGACCCGCCGGATGCTGCGGGTCACGCTCCTCTTCGTCCTCGGCTTCACCGTGGTGTTCGTGGCTCTCGGGGCCACCGCCACCGCCGTCGGGTCGTCCCTGCTGCGCAACGCGATCGACATCGGCCGGATCGCCGGATGGTTCGTGCTGGCGATGGGGTTGTTCCTGGTGGTCACCGGGATCTGGGCGCCCGGTTTCATGATGGGTCTCATGCGGGAGCGGCGTGCCGACGTGTGGCCGTCCCGTCTCGGAGTGTGGGCACCCCCGGTCATGGGTGCTGCGTTCGGCTTCGCCTGGACGCCGTGTATCGGCCCGACCCTGGGAGCCATCCTGACGGTGGCCGGCACTCAGAGCACCGTCGCTGCCGGGATGGTCCTGCTGTTCGCGTACAGCCTCGGTCTCGGGGTGCCCTTCGTCCTCGCCGGGGTCGGGATCGGGCGGCTCTATGGTGCCTTCGAGTGGCTGCGACGGCGCGCCCGGGTGATATCGGTGGTGTCGGGTGCCCTGCTCATGGCGTTCGGGGTGCTGATGATCACCGGTGGCCTGTTCCGGGTCAGCTCCTGGTTCCAGCGGTGGCTCCCCGATATGTTCTGGAACGTGTAG
- a CDS encoding tRNA-binding protein, with the protein MPTITDWHGLAVRAGTVLRAEINDGARDTAYRLWIDFGDLGTLQSSAKIADLYRPEELVGTQVVAVTGFEPIRVGGFRSDVLVLGAVTEDGVVVLRPDRPVPPGSEIA; encoded by the coding sequence GTGCCGACCATCACCGACTGGCATGGACTCGCGGTTCGCGCCGGCACCGTCCTGCGCGCCGAGATCAACGACGGTGCCCGCGATACCGCCTACAGACTGTGGATCGATTTCGGCGACCTGGGCACCCTCCAGTCGTCGGCGAAGATCGCCGACCTCTATCGCCCCGAGGAGTTGGTCGGAACCCAGGTGGTCGCGGTCACCGGCTTCGAGCCGATCCGGGTCGGTGGCTTTCGGTCGGACGTCCTCGTCCTCGGCGCGGTCACCGAGGACGGCGTCGTCGTCCTGAGACCCGATCGGCCGGTGCCCCCCGGCAGCGAGATCGCCTGA
- the trpB gene encoding tryptophan synthase subunit beta, with translation MSRPDDRGRFGAYGGRFAPETLIPALEALEEEFEAAMTDPGFLGELSDLLRDFVGRPTPLYQASRLSETLGVQVLLKREDLAHTGAHKINNTVGQGLLARRMGKPRVIAETGAGQHGVATATACALFGLECEVFMGAVDIERQAINVDRMRMLGATVKPVTAGAGTLKDAVSAALRDWVATVETTHYIIGSVVGPHPFPTIVREFQRVIGEETLTQLGDRRPDVVVACVGGGSNSMGMFHPFADREVDLVGVEAGGDGLSSGRHGATLSAGSPGVLHGAMTYMLQDDEGQVLEAHSISAGLDYPGVGPEHAYFKDAGIARYESVTDDEAVEAMTLLSALEGIVPALESAHAIAWIARERIALAGKTVVVCLSGRGDKDLDLVRNR, from the coding sequence ATGAGCCGCCCCGACGATCGCGGACGATTCGGTGCCTATGGCGGCCGATTCGCCCCAGAAACCCTCATCCCGGCGTTGGAGGCGTTGGAGGAGGAGTTCGAGGCGGCGATGACGGATCCCGGGTTCCTGGGAGAGCTGTCCGATCTGCTCCGCGACTTCGTGGGAAGACCGACCCCACTGTACCAGGCGAGCCGTCTGTCGGAGACGTTGGGTGTTCAGGTGCTGCTCAAGCGGGAGGACCTCGCCCATACCGGCGCCCACAAGATCAACAACACCGTCGGCCAGGGCCTGCTCGCCCGCCGGATGGGGAAGCCCCGGGTCATCGCCGAGACCGGGGCGGGCCAGCACGGGGTGGCGACGGCGACGGCCTGCGCCCTGTTCGGCCTCGAGTGCGAGGTCTTCATGGGCGCGGTCGACATCGAACGCCAGGCGATCAACGTCGACCGCATGCGGATGTTGGGAGCCACGGTGAAACCGGTGACCGCCGGTGCCGGAACCCTGAAGGACGCGGTGAGCGCCGCCCTCCGCGATTGGGTGGCCACGGTCGAGACCACCCACTACATCATCGGGTCGGTAGTCGGTCCGCATCCTTTCCCGACCATCGTCAGGGAGTTCCAACGGGTGATCGGCGAGGAGACGTTGACCCAACTGGGGGATCGTCGCCCCGACGTGGTCGTGGCTTGCGTGGGTGGCGGGTCGAACTCGATGGGCATGTTCCATCCCTTCGCCGACCGCGAGGTGGACCTGGTGGGTGTCGAGGCCGGGGGAGACGGGCTGAGCAGCGGGCGCCATGGGGCGACGCTCTCCGCCGGCAGTCCCGGGGTCCTTCATGGCGCGATGACCTACATGCTCCAGGACGACGAGGGCCAGGTGCTCGAGGCCCACTCGATCTCGGCGGGCCTCGACTATCCCGGGGTCGGTCCGGAGCACGCCTACTTCAAGGATGCCGGCATCGCCCGGTACGAGTCGGTTACCGATGACGAGGCGGTCGAGGCCATGACCCTGCTCTCGGCTCTCGAGGGCATCGTGCCCGCCCTCGAGTCGGCCCACGCCATCGCCTGGATCGCGCGGGAGCGAATCGCGCTGGCGGGCAAGACGGTGGTCGTGTGTCTCAGCGGCCGCGGGGACAAGGATCTCGACCTCGTGCGGAATCGATGA
- a CDS encoding anthranilate synthase component I family protein yields MSIVRSLKEHIAAGDAFQVVPSVRFDVEDVGDPFAVYRALRLSNPSPYMFFLRTASVTIVGSSPELMVRVRDGKVSSRPIAGTRPRGGNEAEDAALEAELCADEKERAEHVMLVDLARNDVGRVARYGTVSVDELMVVERYSHVMHIVSAVSGDLRDGVTAVDVVRATFPHGTVTGAPKVRAMQLIDEMEPTARGPYAGAVGYLDFSGNLDTAIALRTLITRDGAGWVQAGAGVVADSDPAAEYEECRAKAAAVLAAIAAARHV; encoded by the coding sequence ATGTCGATCGTGCGCTCGCTGAAGGAGCACATCGCCGCCGGGGACGCCTTCCAGGTGGTGCCCTCGGTGCGGTTCGACGTCGAAGACGTCGGCGACCCGTTTGCCGTGTACCGGGCACTCCGCCTCTCCAACCCGTCGCCCTACATGTTCTTCTTGAGAACCGCCTCGGTGACGATCGTCGGGTCGTCCCCGGAACTGATGGTGCGGGTGCGCGACGGGAAGGTGAGCAGCAGGCCCATCGCCGGTACGCGACCCCGAGGTGGCAACGAGGCCGAGGACGCCGCTCTCGAAGCGGAGCTGTGTGCCGACGAGAAGGAACGCGCCGAGCACGTGATGCTCGTGGACCTGGCCCGCAACGATGTCGGGCGGGTGGCCCGGTACGGGACGGTGTCGGTCGACGAGTTGATGGTGGTCGAGCGGTACTCCCATGTGATGCACATCGTCTCGGCCGTCTCCGGCGATCTGCGCGACGGGGTGACCGCGGTCGACGTCGTGCGCGCCACGTTCCCTCACGGGACCGTCACCGGGGCCCCAAAGGTGCGGGCCATGCAGTTGATCGATGAGATGGAGCCGACGGCCCGGGGACCGTACGCCGGCGCCGTTGGTTACCTGGACTTTTCCGGCAACCTCGACACCGCCATCGCCCTGCGCACCCTGATCACCCGGGACGGCGCCGGATGGGTGCAGGCGGGGGCGGGTGTGGTCGCCGACAGCGACCCTGCCGCTGAGTACGAGGAGTGCCGCGCCAAGGCGGCGGCGGTACTGGCGGCCATCGCGGCAGCACGCCATGTCTGA
- a CDS encoding glycine cleavage T C-terminal barrel domain-containing protein encodes MSESVSPPSYGDVTAEYGALVDGCAAIEGSRHLVWVRGSDAVAFLDGQISQDVAGMEPGTVARSFLLEPRGKIVALLWVLRGESEVGLVIDAGRTREVVDALERFRFRVDATLEEALPLVELWGPETDAALDRLGLGGVAGWSRVDDGIVARLPSRSPVVTLTGVEAARLDSAGVVRVGTIAATTVRIESGEPVSGVDIDETTIPQETGLVDEAVSFTKGCFLGQELVARIDSRGRVNRHLRGVVMTENLIPPVGAIVGHEGVDVGRLTSVGESLRVGAPIALALVRREVEPEATVRVSWDGGSAGAVVRSLPLA; translated from the coding sequence ATGTCTGAGTCGGTGTCGCCGCCGTCCTACGGGGACGTGACTGCGGAGTATGGAGCCCTGGTCGACGGGTGTGCCGCCATCGAGGGTTCCCGTCACCTGGTGTGGGTGAGGGGTTCGGATGCGGTGGCGTTTCTCGACGGTCAGATCAGCCAGGACGTCGCCGGGATGGAGCCCGGTACGGTCGCCCGGTCGTTCCTGCTCGAGCCCCGCGGAAAGATCGTCGCCCTCCTGTGGGTGCTGCGGGGTGAATCCGAAGTGGGCCTGGTCATCGACGCCGGACGAACCCGGGAAGTCGTCGATGCCCTCGAGCGGTTCAGATTCCGGGTGGACGCCACCCTGGAGGAGGCGCTGCCGTTGGTGGAACTGTGGGGCCCGGAGACGGATGCCGCTCTCGACCGACTCGGACTGGGCGGTGTGGCGGGGTGGAGCCGCGTCGACGATGGCATCGTGGCCCGACTCCCGTCCCGGTCGCCCGTCGTGACCCTGACCGGGGTCGAGGCCGCCAGGCTCGACTCTGCTGGAGTGGTCCGGGTCGGGACCATCGCCGCCACCACCGTGCGGATCGAGTCGGGGGAGCCGGTCTCAGGGGTCGACATCGACGAGACGACGATTCCTCAGGAGACCGGCCTGGTCGATGAGGCGGTGTCGTTCACCAAGGGCTGCTTCCTGGGACAGGAGCTCGTCGCTCGCATCGACTCGCGGGGTCGGGTGAATCGCCATCTTCGTGGCGTCGTGATGACCGAGAATCTGATCCCACCGGTGGGGGCCATCGTCGGGCACGAGGGGGTCGACGTGGGTCGCCTCACCTCGGTGGGCGAGTCACTGCGCGTCGGCGCGCCCATCGCCTTGGCCCTGGTGCGACGCGAGGTCGAGCCCGAAGCGACGGTGCGGGTGAGCTGGGACGGTGGCTCGGCTGGAGCCGTGGTGCGTAGCCTGCCCCTGGCGTGA
- a CDS encoding MATE family efflux transporter yields the protein MRLGRSPHDGAIAALAIPALGSLIADPLLSLVDTAFVGRLGTDALAALGVSAAVFGVAFFVFNFLEYGTTSEVAKAVGRGDGAAAGRAVTTALGLAVVCGAAVSLGLIVSAESLVRLFGGTPAVVALGATYVGIRALAAPAVLFVRAANGALRGFQDTTTPMVVAIAINALNLALDPILIFGFGMGIAGAAWATVAAQWCAAVAFLIIFRRRMARYGIVGVRPVAGEVRRFLRVGRDLVIRTASLLATFTLATAVATRVSSLAVAAHQVMSQLFLLMALALDALAIAAQALVGLYVGAARNEEARAVADRLLVLGLGVGVMLSGVLAAVGWVLPGWFSSDPDVHAAIGSAYWILVALQPLAAVVFVWDGVFIGLGDFRFLARAMVLSALVAGGSLLLVVPLGLGLPGVWWGLVLFLAVRAVTLGWRRWADRSPLRVHGS from the coding sequence GTGAGACTCGGCCGCTCGCCTCACGATGGGGCAATCGCCGCCCTAGCCATCCCGGCGCTCGGTTCGCTGATCGCCGACCCCCTGCTCAGCCTGGTGGACACGGCGTTCGTGGGCCGTCTCGGCACCGACGCCCTGGCCGCGCTCGGCGTGTCCGCTGCCGTGTTCGGCGTGGCCTTCTTCGTGTTCAATTTCCTCGAGTACGGCACGACGTCGGAGGTGGCCAAGGCGGTGGGGCGGGGGGACGGTGCGGCCGCGGGGAGGGCGGTGACCACCGCCCTCGGCCTGGCTGTCGTCTGCGGCGCGGCGGTGTCCCTGGGACTGATCGTGTCGGCCGAGAGCCTGGTGCGTCTCTTCGGTGGAACGCCCGCGGTGGTGGCTCTGGGGGCGACGTATGTGGGCATCCGTGCGCTGGCAGCTCCTGCGGTGCTCTTCGTGCGGGCTGCCAACGGAGCCCTTCGTGGCTTCCAGGACACGACCACGCCGATGGTCGTGGCCATCGCCATCAACGCACTCAACCTGGCGCTGGACCCGATCCTCATATTCGGATTCGGCATGGGGATCGCCGGAGCCGCCTGGGCGACGGTCGCTGCTCAGTGGTGTGCCGCCGTCGCTTTCCTAATCATCTTCCGACGCAGGATGGCTCGGTACGGGATCGTCGGGGTCCGGCCGGTCGCCGGCGAAGTGCGACGGTTCCTGCGGGTGGGGAGGGATCTGGTGATACGGACGGCGTCATTGCTGGCCACCTTCACGCTCGCCACCGCCGTGGCGACCCGGGTGTCCAGCCTCGCTGTCGCCGCCCACCAGGTGATGTCGCAGCTGTTCCTTCTCATGGCCCTCGCCCTCGACGCCCTCGCCATCGCCGCCCAGGCGCTGGTCGGGCTCTACGTGGGTGCCGCTCGGAACGAGGAGGCCAGAGCCGTCGCCGACCGCCTCCTGGTCCTGGGCCTCGGGGTGGGAGTGATGTTGTCCGGCGTCCTCGCCGCGGTCGGATGGGTCCTGCCGGGCTGGTTCAGCAGCGATCCCGACGTGCACGCCGCCATCGGTTCGGCGTATTGGATCCTCGTCGCCCTCCAACCGTTGGCCGCCGTGGTGTTCGTTTGGGACGGCGTCTTCATCGGCCTGGGTGACTTCCGGTTCCTCGCCCGGGCGATGGTGCTCTCAGCGCTGGTCGCCGGAGGCTCACTCCTGTTGGTGGTGCCCCTCGGGTTGGGGCTGCCCGGCGTGTGGTGGGGTCTGGTGCTCTTCCTCGCCGTTCGGGCGGTCACACTGGGATGGCGCCGGTGGGCGGATCGTTCCCCTCTGCGTGTTCATGGATCGTGA